The window CGGCTTGGATAGTATGGGGCTGCAGATTGGTTATGTCTTCTGATTACATCGCTTATTACCCTGGCAAATATTTGAAGTAGCCTGTGCGGGCAGCATATCAGTTTGTGTTTGCAATCACATAGCTCTTCAGTTGACATGTATAACAAAAAAAAGCCCGGACCCCATCATAAGATGGCGTCCGGGCTTTGGGTACAGCAGAGGTTGTACAGGCCTCAGGTTGTTACACCATGAACTATCTTTCAGGCTTAGATAGTCTTGGCGGCGCGCAGTGAATCTGCGAGAATCTCAACCACGAAGCGGACGTTCTCGTCGCTTTCGTGCTGGGAGAGATTATCGGAGATGTGCATTACGCAGGTCGGGCAGCCGGTGGCGACCATATCGACCTTGGCATCCTGAATATCCTTGATCTTGTGGTTGTTGATCTTGATCGAGGTGTCGTAGTGAGTGATGCAGTAACTACCCGCAGAGCCACAGCAGGTGTCGGCATTCTTCATCTCGGTGAACTCTACACCCGGGATCATTTTCAGCAGATTTCTCGGCTGATCTTTAATGCCCTGGCCGCGAACCATGTGACATGGATCGTGGTAGGTCACTTTGTATGGCAGACGTCCCAGTTCTTCCTGCTTGAACTCGATGTTCTTTTCGATGAACTCGTTGATGTCAAATACCTTACCGGTAAACTCACGCAGCTCGGGGCTGTCGTCGACGAATACCTTGATCTCTTTCTTCAGCGACATGCCGCAAGAGGAACAGGCAACAACGATGGCGTCAAACTTCTCTTTATGGAACAGTTCGAAGTTGTGCTCCATAAGCCGCCTGGCGCCCTCGTAATCACCATTGGCGAGAACCGGGGTGCCGTTACATTTCTGGGCTTTGGGGATGACAACCTCGTAGCCGTAGCCGGTGAGAATATCCACAACGGACTTGGCGACGTTAGTGTAAATCAGGTTGCCGGCACAGCCGGTGAAGTAACCGATGCGGCCCTTCTTGGCGCCTCTCTTCGGTGGATTCACCTCGGGCAACTGGCGCTGGGCGCTCTTGATTGCCAACTGCGGGAAGTTTCTACGTTTGGAGAAACCGAGCAGTGGATAGAGGTGACGAACCGGGTTCTTCGGGCCTATGCCAAAGAGCATCTTCTGGGCGATACCGCCAAGAGCGCAACCGATGGTGATCGGCCATTTTCTCCAGAGCAGCTGACGGAAAATAAGCGCCTTGAAGAAG of the Desulfosediminicola ganghwensis genome contains:
- a CDS encoding (Fe-S)-binding protein produces the protein MNAHISQKQLAEDHLLEAAKEFQKCMQCGKCRSVCPVFKEFGNELFVARGKNKLAEKIVSGDIQITKRVEQAINECLNCKTCSANCPAGVSPEHVVLRLRWYITTQKGLHFFKALIFRQLLWRKWPITIGCALGGIAQKMLFGIGPKNPVRHLYPLLGFSKRRNFPQLAIKSAQRQLPEVNPPKRGAKKGRIGYFTGCAGNLIYTNVAKSVVDILTGYGYEVVIPKAQKCNGTPVLANGDYEGARRLMEHNFELFHKEKFDAIVVACSSCGMSLKKEIKVFVDDSPELREFTGKVFDINEFIEKNIEFKQEELGRLPYKVTYHDPCHMVRGQGIKDQPRNLLKMIPGVEFTEMKNADTCCGSAGSYCITHYDTSIKINNHKIKDIQDAKVDMVATGCPTCVMHISDNLSQHESDENVRFVVEILADSLRAAKTI